The following coding sequences are from one Priestia megaterium NBRC 15308 = ATCC 14581 window:
- a CDS encoding cyclodeaminase, with protein MYIFTEPELKQYIQLNLEAINIVEEGFTKLANNQVEMPPIMRIDLHDQNGEVDVKTAYVKEKDMFAIKISSGFFNNYQLGLPSGNGMMILMSTQTGVPQAILLDNGYLTEVRTAAAGAIASKYLSKKHVTTVGVIGAGSQARFQVRALKLVRDFSKVLVYARSTNRAKKYAQDMSLELGVEVKVVDSAEVVVRNSDTVITTTPATEPIIKAEWLHPGLHITAMGSDAEHKQELEAKVLARADKLVCDKKEQCARLGELHHALNQRIVTDNSPIIELGQLTSKEVRGRENDEQITVCDLTGTGVQDTAIALFAYNEMVKRNAGWNVENKTLSLKN; from the coding sequence ATGTATATTTTTACGGAACCAGAACTAAAACAGTATATTCAATTGAATCTGGAAGCTATCAATATTGTAGAAGAAGGGTTTACAAAATTAGCTAATAATCAGGTTGAAATGCCTCCGATCATGCGCATTGATCTTCATGATCAAAATGGGGAAGTGGATGTTAAGACAGCGTATGTCAAAGAAAAAGACATGTTTGCTATTAAAATTTCTTCAGGATTTTTTAATAACTATCAGCTGGGACTTCCAAGTGGAAATGGCATGATGATATTAATGAGCACTCAAACTGGTGTACCTCAAGCCATTCTTTTAGACAATGGATATTTAACAGAAGTTCGTACAGCTGCTGCTGGAGCCATCGCTTCCAAATACCTTTCTAAAAAACATGTGACGACAGTTGGAGTGATTGGAGCAGGAAGTCAGGCGAGATTCCAAGTCAGAGCACTAAAATTAGTACGCGACTTTAGTAAAGTACTAGTATATGCCCGTTCAACTAATCGAGCTAAAAAGTATGCACAAGACATGTCATTAGAGCTTGGAGTTGAAGTTAAAGTCGTAGACAGTGCCGAAGTAGTAGTTAGAAACAGTGATACAGTCATTACAACAACTCCAGCAACAGAACCTATTATTAAAGCAGAATGGCTGCATCCTGGTCTTCATATTACAGCGATGGGATCAGATGCTGAACATAAACAGGAGTTGGAGGCCAAAGTGCTAGCACGGGCTGATAAGCTTGTATGTGATAAAAAGGAACAATGCGCTCGTTTAGGAGAACTTCATCACGCCCTTAATCAACGTATAGTAACGGATAATTCCCCCATTATCGAACTGGGTCAACTGACTTCAAAAGAAGTACGAGGGAGAGAAAATGATGAGCAAATCACAGTTTGTGATTTAACAGGGACAGGGGTTCAAGATACAGCAATCGCACTGTTTGCTTACAACGAAATGGTGAAACGAAATGCAGGATGGAACGTTGAAAACAAAACATTATCGTTAAAAAACTAA
- a CDS encoding PucR family transcriptional regulator → MRLTIEHILNFDIMNTATVKAGKDIINQKYVQWISAIEMPVENFVRKNEVVLTTAIGCGHDLELFKGFVQDIIESEATALIIAVGRYIFDIPKEVIQLAEEKQLIIIEIPWEVRFASIIENVMKELNDLNYKEFKKSERTQQELLKLILQGEDLDYISKFVQTEIGGTVLITDRNGTIEGTSSHSRKIIEKWPLYIEKNLIPSTERTTLTRDPMFQKFKSIAVEDHTILQLPILTVSGEIQGYLFVILRAGLCIDLFLTQYRVNVLEHAVTTIALWFSKKNAIEDTKMRLRSDFVHELAKGEFNSLEQAHSRAKVFGYNLKLPYICVLGFPENLKKIFRTQKKDHDLFEHWLDSMIHYIEEEISYAAKSLNKRVMMSYHGEELIIFLEDNIKNNNDSANNFLNLVERRLRNLLPEVIISWGTGNYHEGIVGLKESYENAKVALTIGRNKKGLGERMLYENTRIDRVLLNLAENEEMKEVILSTIGPLVKYDEQRNMDLIGTFTTYNHYHGNVSQTARALNLHRQSLMYRLRKIESLTGLSLIDPDDLFLLDLSVKIWNSGMSNKALNLV, encoded by the coding sequence ATGCGTTTAACAATCGAACATATTTTAAACTTTGATATCATGAATACTGCAACGGTAAAGGCAGGAAAAGACATTATAAATCAAAAGTATGTTCAGTGGATTTCTGCTATTGAAATGCCTGTAGAAAATTTTGTGAGAAAAAATGAAGTGGTATTAACTACAGCAATTGGTTGCGGGCATGATTTGGAATTATTCAAAGGTTTTGTGCAAGATATTATAGAATCAGAGGCTACGGCTCTTATTATTGCTGTAGGTCGTTACATATTTGATATCCCTAAGGAAGTTATTCAATTAGCAGAGGAAAAACAATTAATTATCATTGAGATTCCCTGGGAAGTTCGGTTTGCTAGTATAATTGAGAATGTGATGAAAGAATTAAATGACCTTAATTATAAGGAATTTAAAAAATCAGAAAGAACTCAACAGGAACTCTTAAAATTAATTTTGCAAGGTGAGGATCTTGATTATATTTCTAAATTCGTTCAGACAGAAATAGGAGGAACAGTCCTCATCACCGATCGGAATGGAACAATTGAAGGAACAAGCAGCCATAGCCGAAAGATTATAGAAAAATGGCCTCTGTATATTGAAAAAAATCTTATTCCGTCAACAGAGAGAACGACGTTAACACGTGATCCTATGTTTCAAAAATTTAAAAGTATTGCAGTAGAGGACCATACAATTTTACAACTCCCCATTCTTACCGTTTCAGGTGAAATACAAGGTTATTTATTTGTTATTTTACGCGCAGGGCTATGTATAGATTTATTTTTAACACAGTACCGCGTCAATGTATTGGAACATGCTGTGACGACTATAGCTCTTTGGTTTTCTAAAAAAAATGCCATTGAAGATACAAAAATGCGTTTGCGCAGTGATTTTGTTCATGAACTCGCCAAGGGAGAATTTAACTCTTTGGAGCAGGCTCATTCAAGAGCCAAAGTGTTTGGATATAACTTGAAATTGCCCTATATCTGTGTTTTAGGTTTTCCAGAAAATTTAAAAAAGATTTTTCGCACACAAAAAAAAGATCATGACTTGTTCGAACATTGGCTTGACAGTATGATTCACTATATTGAAGAAGAAATTTCATATGCAGCAAAGTCACTAAACAAGAGGGTGATGATGAGTTATCATGGGGAAGAATTGATTATTTTTCTAGAGGATAACATAAAAAATAACAATGATAGCGCTAACAATTTTTTGAACTTGGTAGAGAGACGCTTACGAAATTTGCTTCCTGAGGTAATCATATCATGGGGAACCGGAAATTATCATGAAGGTATTGTTGGGCTTAAGGAAAGCTATGAAAATGCAAAAGTAGCTTTAACTATTGGTAGAAATAAAAAAGGGTTAGGAGAGCGTATGCTATATGAGAATACGCGCATTGATCGTGTACTCCTAAATCTTGCTGAAAACGAGGAGATGAAAGAAGTCATCTTATCTACTATTGGTCCGTTAGTGAAGTATGATGAACAGCGCAACATGGACTTAATAGGTACATTTACTACATACAATCATTATCATGGAAATGTGAGTCAAACGGCGAGGGCATTAAATCTTCATAGGCAATCTCTGATGTATAGACTAAGAAAAATTGAATCCTTGACTGGACTTTCGCTCATTGATCCTGACGATTTATTTTTATTAGATCTAAGCGTTAAAATTTGGAATTCAGGAATGTCAAACAAAGCGCTTAATTTAGTTTAA
- a CDS encoding cystathionine gamma-synthase family protein, with translation MTNEKIKVGTKAVWAGEKEYLVHGATQVPVVLSVAYGYDDMDEWYDVAIGKKKGHIYGRNTNPTVQAFEDKVKILEGGEAATSFSTGMAAISNTLSTFLVPGDRIVSIKDTYGGTNKIFTEFLPRQQIKVTLCETGNHEQIEAEVAKGCTILYLETPTNPTVKITDIERMAKVGRDAGALVIVDNTFGTPINQNPLALGADLVIHSATKFLGGHADALGGVVCGSKELVEKIYHFREINGATMDPMAAYLMLRGMKTLHLRVRQQSENAMALAKYLQTKEIVEGVYYPGLETHPNHDIAKKQMKQFGGMLSFAVKGGVDTVRDLLPKLQFANRAANLGAVETTVGPARTTSHVECTPEERAAMGIPEGLIRISCGIEEIEDIIADFEQAFNHVESALKV, from the coding sequence ATGACAAATGAAAAGATCAAGGTAGGTACAAAAGCAGTATGGGCAGGAGAAAAAGAGTATTTGGTGCACGGGGCTACACAAGTGCCAGTCGTTCTTAGTGTGGCTTATGGTTACGATGATATGGATGAATGGTATGATGTAGCAATCGGAAAGAAAAAGGGACATATTTACGGACGTAATACAAATCCAACGGTCCAAGCATTTGAAGATAAAGTGAAAATTTTAGAGGGTGGGGAGGCTGCTACAAGCTTTTCAACAGGAATGGCTGCTATCAGCAACACATTGTCTACCTTTTTAGTACCAGGTGATCGTATTGTATCTATAAAAGACACATATGGCGGTACCAATAAAATCTTTACAGAGTTTCTTCCCCGTCAGCAAATAAAGGTAACTCTTTGTGAAACAGGCAACCATGAGCAAATCGAAGCAGAAGTGGCAAAAGGTTGCACAATTTTATACTTAGAAACGCCAACGAATCCTACAGTGAAAATTACGGACATTGAGCGTATGGCTAAAGTGGGCCGCGATGCAGGTGCGCTAGTTATTGTAGATAATACATTTGGAACACCGATTAATCAGAATCCACTTGCATTAGGAGCAGACTTAGTTATCCATAGTGCCACTAAATTTTTAGGGGGGCATGCAGACGCATTAGGAGGAGTGGTGTGCGGTTCAAAAGAACTTGTTGAAAAAATCTATCACTTCCGTGAAATTAATGGGGCAACAATGGATCCAATGGCTGCTTATCTAATGTTACGAGGAATGAAAACGCTACATTTACGTGTTCGTCAGCAAAGTGAAAATGCAATGGCTCTTGCGAAATATTTACAAACAAAAGAAATTGTAGAAGGTGTTTACTATCCAGGTCTTGAAACGCATCCAAATCATGATATTGCGAAAAAACAAATGAAACAATTTGGAGGCATGCTTAGTTTTGCAGTTAAAGGCGGTGTTGACACCGTAAGAGACCTTCTGCCAAAATTACAATTCGCCAACCGTGCGGCTAACCTTGGAGCTGTTGAAACAACGGTTGGACCTGCTCGTACCACAAGCCATGTGGAATGTACACCAGAAGAGCGTGCGGCAATGGGAATTCCAGAAGGGCTTATCCGTATCTCTTGCGGTATTGAAGAGATTGAGGACATTATTGCTGATTTTGAGCAAGCATTCAATCATGTAGAAAGCGCCCTAAAAGTTTAA
- the pdxS gene encoding pyridoxal 5'-phosphate synthase lyase subunit PdxS: MKNIGTDRVKRGMAEMQKGGVIMDVINAEQAKIAEAAGAVAVMALERVPADIRAAGGVSRMADPTIVEEVMNAVSIPVMAKARIGHIVEARVLEAMGVDYIDESEVLTPADEEFHLNKSTFTVPFVCGCRDLGEAARRIGEGAAMLRTKGEPGTGNIVEAVRHMRQVNAQVRKVVGMDEDELMTEAKLLGAPYELLIQIKREGRLSVVNFAAGGVATPADAALMMQLGADGVFVGSGIFKSDNPEKFARSIVEATTHYQDYELIANLSKGLGNAMKGIEISSLLPENRMQERGW; this comes from the coding sequence ATGAAGAACATAGGAACAGATCGTGTGAAACGTGGAATGGCAGAAATGCAAAAAGGTGGCGTTATCATGGACGTTATTAACGCGGAGCAAGCAAAAATTGCAGAAGCAGCAGGAGCTGTTGCGGTTATGGCATTAGAGCGTGTTCCAGCCGATATCCGTGCAGCCGGCGGCGTGTCTCGTATGGCAGATCCAACAATTGTTGAAGAAGTGATGAATGCTGTGTCCATTCCAGTTATGGCTAAAGCTCGTATTGGTCATATTGTTGAAGCACGGGTGCTAGAAGCAATGGGCGTAGACTATATTGATGAAAGTGAAGTTCTGACTCCAGCTGATGAGGAATTTCATTTAAATAAAAGTACGTTTACGGTTCCATTTGTGTGTGGTTGCCGGGATCTTGGTGAAGCAGCAAGACGTATTGGTGAGGGTGCTGCAATGCTTCGTACAAAAGGAGAACCAGGGACGGGAAATATCGTCGAAGCAGTACGCCATATGCGCCAAGTAAATGCTCAAGTACGTAAAGTAGTGGGTATGGACGAAGATGAGTTAATGACAGAAGCAAAATTACTAGGTGCACCTTATGAATTATTAATTCAAATTAAACGTGAGGGCCGTTTATCAGTGGTGAACTTCGCAGCAGGCGGTGTAGCAACACCAGCTGATGCAGCGCTAATGATGCAGCTTGGCGCAGATGGTGTATTCGTTGGTTCAGGGATCTTTAAATCAGACAACCCTGAAAAATTTGCACGTTCCATTGTAGAAGCAACAACGCATTATCAAGACTATGAACTCATTGCAAACTTGTCAAAAGGATTAGGAAATGCCATGAAAGGAATTGAAATTTCATCATTATTACCAGAAAATCGTATGCAAGAACGCGGCTGGTAA
- a CDS encoding aldehyde dehydrogenase family protein, whose product MKIQVAGRKMYFAGKWTGRDQTIEVRDPQDNSIIDTVPAASAEDMLQCIEEAKDGAKIAATMAVHERMAVIYKAADYIEANKEKYASTIAREGSKTIREATKEVARCIQTLRISAEEARRIHGETIPFDQMPGSENRVGYYQQVPIGVIGAITPFNDPLNLVAHKVGPAIASGNAIIVKPATVTPLSALLLAEAFAEAGLPSKVLSVITGYGSEIGDVLVKHPAVRMISFTGGLEAGEEIARKAGLKKISMELGSNSPVIVLEDADLEDAVESTVSGAFWAAGQNCLGVQRIYIQESVIDQFKTAFVERTSQYNMGDKQSELTDMGPLITEKEAIRVEKMVNEAIEKGAMLLTGGKRNKAFYSPTVLTNIPEDCTIAKEEIFGPVVLLYSVLDIDTAIEKSNDVNYGLQAGIFTKNIDKAQKAIAKMDVGGIMVNDSSDYRIDAMPFGGMKKSGLGREGIKFAIHEMTVPKVVCFKLSNY is encoded by the coding sequence ATGAAAATTCAAGTTGCTGGTCGAAAGATGTATTTTGCGGGTAAATGGACTGGTAGGGATCAGACCATTGAAGTACGAGATCCACAAGATAATAGCATAATTGATACAGTCCCTGCTGCTTCAGCCGAAGATATGCTTCAATGTATAGAAGAAGCAAAAGATGGAGCAAAAATCGCGGCTACTATGGCGGTTCATGAGCGAATGGCAGTAATTTATAAAGCAGCCGATTATATCGAGGCAAACAAAGAAAAATATGCATCTACCATAGCACGTGAAGGTAGCAAAACGATCCGCGAAGCAACAAAAGAAGTAGCAAGATGCATTCAGACACTTCGAATTAGTGCCGAAGAGGCAAGAAGAATTCATGGTGAGACCATTCCGTTTGACCAAATGCCAGGAAGTGAGAACCGAGTTGGATACTATCAGCAAGTCCCAATTGGTGTCATCGGTGCCATTACACCTTTCAATGATCCATTAAATCTTGTTGCACACAAAGTGGGTCCAGCTATTGCATCAGGTAATGCCATTATTGTAAAACCAGCAACTGTCACACCATTAAGTGCACTTTTACTTGCAGAAGCGTTCGCTGAAGCTGGACTTCCTTCAAAAGTGTTATCTGTGATAACAGGTTATGGAAGTGAGATTGGGGATGTTCTTGTGAAACACCCTGCAGTTCGTATGATTTCTTTTACAGGCGGACTTGAAGCAGGAGAAGAAATTGCCCGGAAAGCAGGACTGAAAAAAATTAGCATGGAGTTAGGTTCAAATTCACCGGTCATCGTTTTAGAGGATGCTGACTTAGAAGACGCTGTAGAATCGACAGTTTCCGGCGCTTTTTGGGCAGCTGGGCAAAACTGTCTAGGAGTCCAGCGAATATATATTCAAGAAAGTGTGATTGATCAATTTAAAACTGCGTTTGTGGAGCGTACGAGCCAATACAACATGGGGGATAAACAGTCAGAACTAACCGACATGGGTCCACTTATTACAGAGAAGGAAGCCATACGTGTAGAGAAGATGGTGAATGAAGCGATTGAAAAAGGCGCCATGTTATTAACAGGTGGCAAACGTAACAAAGCTTTCTATTCCCCTACTGTTCTGACCAACATACCAGAAGATTGTACGATTGCTAAAGAAGAAATTTTTGGACCGGTTGTTCTCTTGTATTCAGTTTTGGACATTGACACAGCAATTGAAAAATCAAACGATGTTAATTATGGCTTACAGGCAGGTATTTTTACAAAGAATATCGATAAAGCTCAAAAAGCCATTGCTAAGATGGATGTGGGTGGTATTATGGTTAATGATAGCAGTGACTACCGGATTGATGCTATGCCGTTTGGTGGTATGAAAAAATCAGGATTAGGACGAGAAGGAATTAAATTTGCGATTCATGAAATGACCGTGCCAAAAGTCGTTTGTTTTAAATTATCTAATTATTAA
- the eutB gene encoding hydroxyectoine utilization dehydratase EutB encodes MNHLKSVRKENELTILNIWEAKRRIASIINRTPLIQSYILSEKVGRPVYLKLENVHEIGAFKVRGAANKILSLNEEEKKRGIATFSTGNHGMAVAYVAKKLGIEAVVCISQRVPNAKVDSLKRLGAKIEIYGDSQDEAGERCYELEKEKGLTVIEPFDDPHIIAGQGTIGLEILEEVPDLKDVIIPLSGGGLLSGIGLALKSNDPSIRITGVSMEHSAVMYESLKVGKPIKLVEKNTLADSLLGGIGLDNKYTFQMVQKYMDDVLLIKEEEISYSMAFMMDKHRMIMEGAAATGVAAVLGNKVAHQEGALAIIISGQNVDLSVLRQLIQNYS; translated from the coding sequence TTGAATCATCTCAAGTCTGTAAGAAAAGAAAATGAATTAACCATTCTTAATATTTGGGAAGCAAAAAGAAGAATTGCTTCCATTATAAATAGGACTCCATTAATTCAATCTTATATTCTGTCTGAAAAAGTAGGACGTCCCGTTTATTTAAAGCTTGAGAATGTTCATGAGATTGGAGCATTTAAAGTAAGAGGAGCAGCTAATAAAATATTGAGTTTAAATGAAGAGGAGAAAAAGAGAGGAATTGCAACATTCTCAACAGGAAACCATGGAATGGCCGTAGCGTATGTAGCGAAAAAGCTTGGTATTGAGGCCGTAGTATGTATTTCACAACGCGTTCCGAATGCAAAAGTTGATTCGCTGAAAAGACTGGGCGCAAAAATTGAAATTTACGGAGACAGTCAAGACGAAGCAGGGGAGCGCTGTTATGAGTTAGAAAAAGAGAAAGGGTTAACAGTTATAGAACCATTTGATGATCCGCATATTATCGCAGGGCAGGGAACAATCGGGTTAGAAATACTAGAGGAAGTACCTGACTTAAAAGATGTGATTATTCCACTTTCAGGAGGAGGATTGCTGTCAGGAATTGGATTAGCCTTAAAATCTAATGATCCGTCCATAAGAATAACGGGAGTCTCAATGGAGCATTCGGCTGTCATGTATGAAAGTTTAAAAGTAGGAAAGCCAATAAAATTAGTAGAAAAGAACACTCTTGCTGATAGTTTATTGGGTGGGATCGGATTGGATAATAAATATACATTCCAGATGGTTCAGAAATATATGGATGATGTCTTGCTCATTAAAGAGGAAGAAATTTCCTATAGTATGGCTTTTATGATGGATAAGCATCGTATGATTATGGAAGGAGCCGCAGCTACGGGAGTTGCAGCAGTTTTAGGTAATAAAGTGGCCCATCAAGAAGGAGCGCTAGCTATTATTATAAGTGGACAAAATGTTGACCTTTCTGTACTTCGTCAATTAATTCAAAATTATAGTTGA
- a CDS encoding M20 metallopeptidase family protein, with product MTNAHSMVEQVNRLYTQLIEWRRRFHQHPELSFQEFGTSKFVAETLRSMDGIDVETGIGVETSVVGTLTSGAGPTIAIRADMDALPIQEENTTDYCSLKRGVMHACGHDAHTAILLGIARVLASAFKKGKLKGTVKFVFQPAEESTDENGLSGSPYMVQAGVYDDVDAAIALHMCPWLPVGEIQINNGYSMANVDVFEGKIYGTGGHGAYPELGTDPIWMLGPVMQALHGIISRKVSALDAGVVSIGQVHAGTASNIIPTEVSITGTLRSYTPEVRDLLALELEKAFSIVGSLDGKYSFKVERGEPALNNSAAINDWIIEAIEEMYPQLGITRRPFGMGGEDFGYVTQKLPGSMIFLGCALKDEVQRDLHTPIFDIDETCLPIGVAVLAQTAIKFLKGEVTLPINEQLEVQTYGT from the coding sequence ATGACCAATGCTCATTCTATGGTCGAGCAAGTAAATAGATTATATACCCAATTAATTGAATGGCGACGCAGGTTTCATCAACATCCCGAACTCAGTTTTCAGGAATTCGGGACTTCTAAATTTGTTGCTGAAACGCTACGAAGCATGGATGGAATAGATGTAGAAACAGGAATTGGAGTGGAAACAAGCGTTGTAGGCACCTTAACTTCTGGCGCCGGTCCAACTATTGCAATTAGAGCTGATATGGACGCATTACCAATTCAAGAAGAAAATACAACAGATTATTGCTCCCTAAAAAGGGGTGTAATGCATGCGTGCGGGCATGACGCACATACGGCCATTTTACTTGGAATCGCTCGTGTGCTGGCCTCTGCTTTTAAAAAGGGAAAACTAAAAGGAACCGTAAAATTTGTCTTTCAGCCTGCGGAGGAAAGTACAGATGAAAACGGACTCTCGGGGTCCCCTTATATGGTTCAAGCAGGTGTGTATGACGACGTTGATGCAGCCATTGCCCTTCATATGTGTCCATGGCTACCCGTAGGAGAGATACAAATAAACAATGGGTATAGTATGGCAAATGTTGATGTATTTGAAGGGAAGATTTATGGAACAGGCGGGCACGGTGCCTACCCAGAACTCGGTACAGATCCCATTTGGATGCTTGGTCCTGTGATGCAGGCCTTACATGGTATTATATCCCGTAAAGTGTCTGCATTAGATGCAGGTGTTGTAAGTATAGGCCAAGTACATGCAGGAACAGCAAGCAACATTATTCCTACGGAAGTTTCTATTACAGGTACGCTTCGCAGCTATACACCCGAAGTTCGGGATTTATTGGCATTAGAATTAGAGAAAGCGTTTTCGATAGTAGGATCGCTAGATGGAAAGTATTCGTTCAAAGTCGAAAGAGGAGAACCAGCATTAAATAATAGTGCTGCTATTAACGACTGGATCATAGAAGCTATTGAGGAAATGTACCCTCAATTAGGCATTACAAGACGTCCGTTTGGGATGGGCGGGGAAGATTTTGGCTACGTGACGCAAAAACTTCCGGGTTCGATGATTTTTCTTGGCTGTGCGCTAAAAGATGAGGTTCAAAGAGATTTACATACCCCTATTTTTGATATTGATGAAACTTGTTTACCAATCGGGGTAGCAGTTCTTGCACAAACGGCTATAAAGTTTTTGAAGGGTGAGGTTACTTTACCAATCAATGAGCAGTTGGAGGTACAAACATATGGCACATAA
- a CDS encoding M24 family metallopeptidase — protein sequence MSFGTTEYRERIQKTKEKMTAQGIEVLLITDPANMNYLSGYDGWSFYVHQMLVIINDEDQPIWIGRGQDANGAKVTTWLYHENIIPYPDDYVQSDTKHPMDFVADILKQIGQDNRSIGVEMENYYFTAKCYQQLQKGLPNAAFKDATLLVNWVRLIKSSAEIEYMKRAAIIVENAMQEGIASIDVGVRECDVAAKIFHTQITGTKEFGGDYPAIVPLLPSGEKTSTPHLTWTDERYKQGDTVILELAGCYRRYHSPLARTVNIGKPSDKVQLLSNVVVEGLNACLDMIKPGIACEEIEETWRRTIEKSGIIKDSRIGYAMGLNYPPDWGEHTASIRKGDKTVLQPNMTFHLIPGIWLDSYGFEASESLRVTETGCETFASLPRSLFIKDGALTN from the coding sequence ATGTCATTTGGCACAACAGAATACAGAGAGAGAATTCAAAAAACAAAAGAAAAAATGACTGCTCAAGGAATTGAAGTATTGCTTATTACAGATCCAGCTAATATGAATTATTTGTCAGGCTATGACGGATGGTCTTTTTACGTACATCAAATGCTTGTCATCATTAATGATGAAGATCAGCCTATTTGGATCGGAAGAGGTCAAGATGCAAACGGAGCAAAAGTAACAACATGGCTTTATCATGAAAATATTATTCCATATCCAGATGATTATGTACAATCAGACACAAAACATCCAATGGATTTTGTAGCCGATATTTTAAAACAAATCGGACAGGACAATCGTTCAATTGGTGTTGAAATGGAGAACTATTATTTTACAGCTAAATGTTATCAACAATTGCAAAAAGGTTTACCAAATGCCGCATTTAAAGATGCAACTCTTTTAGTAAACTGGGTTCGCCTTATTAAATCGAGCGCAGAAATTGAATATATGAAGCGTGCTGCCATTATTGTTGAAAACGCGATGCAGGAGGGAATTGCATCAATTGATGTAGGTGTGCGTGAATGTGATGTAGCAGCGAAAATATTCCATACACAAATAACTGGAACAAAAGAGTTTGGAGGGGATTATCCAGCCATCGTGCCTCTTCTTCCATCAGGTGAGAAAACATCTACGCCGCATTTAACTTGGACGGACGAGCGTTATAAACAAGGAGATACAGTTATTTTAGAACTGGCAGGCTGTTACAGACGCTATCATTCACCACTTGCTCGAACAGTAAATATTGGTAAGCCTTCAGATAAAGTACAACTACTTTCAAATGTTGTAGTAGAAGGATTAAATGCTTGCCTTGACATGATTAAGCCTGGCATAGCATGCGAAGAAATTGAAGAGACCTGGAGAAGAACAATTGAAAAAAGTGGGATTATAAAAGATTCACGTATTGGTTATGCAATGGGTCTTAACTATCCTCCTGATTGGGGCGAGCACACAGCAAGCATTCGTAAAGGAGACAAAACGGTTCTCCAGCCAAATATGACGTTCCATCTTATTCCGGGCATTTGGCTAGACAGTTACGGATTTGAAGCAAGTGAATCACTCCGTGTAACCGAAACGGGATGTGAAACATTCGCTTCTCTTCCAAGGTCATTATTTATAAAAGATGGTGCATTGACTAACTAA
- a CDS encoding homoserine dehydrogenase yields MAHKLALIGFGVVGQGLAEILRDKKEMLKTEEGFEGEIVAISDFIKGSIYHPNGLDIDTVLRVLNETGNLENYPQTPGLITGWDSFKTIRETNADTIVEVSYTDVKTGQPAIDHCKLAFESGKNVVMTNKGPVALAYKELSELASQKNVSWGFEGTVMSGTPALRMPVATLAGNDITEIRGILNGTTNYILTKMENEGISYEEALKEAQELGYAEADPTSDVEGYDARYKISILANYVMNEPLKVEDVTCAGITNITLKEIEEARKEGKRWKLLAKAHKENGAVKASIAPEKVEISDPLASISGAVNAITYECDLLGTVTLSGAGAGKVETGFSLLIDLINIDRERKLVNI; encoded by the coding sequence ATGGCACATAAATTAGCATTAATCGGATTTGGCGTAGTGGGACAAGGGTTAGCCGAAATTTTACGCGATAAAAAAGAGATGTTAAAAACAGAAGAAGGCTTCGAAGGTGAAATTGTAGCCATTTCCGATTTTATAAAAGGTTCAATCTATCATCCAAATGGACTGGACATCGATACCGTCCTGCGTGTGTTAAACGAAACAGGCAATCTTGAAAACTACCCTCAAACACCGGGACTTATCACCGGCTGGGATAGCTTTAAAACCATTCGCGAAACAAATGCGGATACAATCGTCGAGGTATCTTACACCGATGTAAAGACAGGACAGCCGGCTATCGACCATTGCAAATTGGCATTTGAGAGTGGGAAAAATGTAGTGATGACCAACAAAGGACCGGTTGCATTAGCATATAAAGAACTTTCCGAACTCGCTAGCCAAAAGAACGTATCCTGGGGATTCGAAGGAACGGTAATGAGTGGAACGCCTGCCTTAAGAATGCCAGTGGCAACACTTGCAGGAAATGATATTACTGAAATACGTGGTATTTTAAATGGCACAACCAATTATATTCTAACGAAAATGGAAAATGAAGGTATCTCTTATGAAGAAGCCTTAAAAGAAGCACAGGAACTGGGCTATGCTGAAGCAGATCCTACAAGTGATGTAGAAGGGTACGATGCAAGATATAAAATTTCCATTTTAGCAAACTATGTAATGAACGAACCCTTAAAAGTAGAGGATGTAACATGCGCTGGTATAACGAATATTACGCTAAAAGAGATTGAAGAAGCAAGAAAAGAAGGAAAACGCTGGAAACTGTTAGCGAAAGCCCATAAGGAAAATGGCGCCGTGAAAGCCTCCATCGCTCCAGAAAAAGTGGAGATATCAGATCCACTTGCATCAATTAGTGGTGCTGTGAACGCCATTACCTATGAATGCGATCTTTTAGGAACTGTAACGTTAAGTGGCGCTGGAGCCGGAAAAGTCGAAACAGGTTTCTCTCTTTTAATTGATTTAATTAATATTGATCGTGAACGAAAGCTAGTAAATATTTAA